The Oleispira antarctica RB-8 genome contains the following window.
TTCTACCGAGGCTATTGGTCAGCGAGATCATGATTGCCTCTGACGATTGAACATTAAAATCAACATTAAACCGATACAAGACGGGCTTTAGCCAGTTTTCAGCGCTCTATTATTCTTCAGCTCTTCTGGCATATCTGTTTTAGAGAATATAAGGGGGTATACCGAGCCTGAGTTAACAAAAACAATAGGCTTATCTATCGGTCATTTTAATTGATTTTAAGGCTCGTATTATTATCAAACTTTCAATCAGGATCATTACAGCCTACTGACCCTTGTACCAAATTATAACGAGGCATTATTAACCTCAATTACCCTGCATAAGTTTTAGCCATTTAGCCAGATGAGGCAGCGCCAGTAATTTATCTCTTAAGTGGCTGCTCCTAACCACTTCACTCAATTGCCCCGCCAAAGAAAAATCAGCAATCGAAATGGTAGCGCCACCTACGTACTTGGGAAGTTCTATCGAAATACGCTGGTTTCACTTTCGATGATTCACATCCAAAAGAAGCAGCACGTACTAAGTACGAAAACATCATGTACCTAGAACACCCTGGTTGTAACCTATGTATGGGTAACCAAGAGAAAGCAGAAGCTGGTGATACTGTATTAGCTACTTCTACTCGTCTTTTCCAAGGCCGTGTTGTTGAAGACTCTACTGAGAAGAAAGGTGAATCTCTACTAGGTTCAACTCCAATGGTTGTATTGGCTTCTATCCTAGGCCGTTTCCCAACGATTGCTGAGTACAAAGAAGCGGTTGATGGTATTAACCTAACAAGCTTCGCGCCACCGTCTGAAGACCTAGCGCGTCCAGCAATTCCTCTTAAAGCTGTTTAATAACTGCTAAAGAGAGAGATTGCGCCTAGCTGTACTTCACTTGAATTAAGTTGAGTATGAGCTAGGCTCTTTCTTAAGAGCAAAATGAGTGACTAGAACAAAATATTAGAAAG
Protein-coding sequences here:
- a CDS encoding Aconitate hydratase, fragment, producing MGNQEKAEAGDTVLATSTRLFQGRVVEDSTEKKGESLLGSTPMVVLASILGRFPTIAEYKEAVDGINLTSFAPPSEDLARPAIPLKAV